CTAGGGAAATTTCATCGGTTACCAAGGTCTTGATACGCTCGTCATACCCTTCATAGTGACCACAGATAAAGATTAGTTCCTCTTCCTGAGCCAAATCCTCAGCGTAAGCTTGATCGAACTGTTTTCCAGCAGGATCAAGAAGAATGACACGGGGATTTTTCTTTTCAATAGCATCAAAGGCATCGAAAATGGGTTGGGCCCGGAGTAACATCCCCTGACCGCCTCCGTAGGGCTCATCGTCAACATGACGGGCTTTTTCAGCGTATTCTCTGAAATTATGGTACTGGATATCCAAGAGCCCTTTTTCTCGAGCCTTTCCAACAATCGAGTGCTCCAGCGGAGAAAACATCTCAGGAAAGAGGGTTAAAATATCAATCTTCATCATCTAACCCTTCTAAGATTTCCACTTCGACCCGCTTGTTTGGAATATCAACATTGAGAACTACTGGCGGAATGTAAGGTAAAAGCAAATCACGCTTACCTTTTCGTTTGACCACCCAGACATCGTTGGCACCTGGTTGTAGGATTTCCTTGATAGTTCCTATCAAGTTATCTCCCTCGTAAACATCCAAACCGATAATCTCGTGATAGTAGAATTCACCATCATCTAAGTCATTTAGGTCTTCCTCAGAGACCTTGAGACTGTATCCCTTGTACTTTTCAATCGCATTGATATGGTACATATCTTTGAACTTGATAATGTCAAAGTTCTTCTGCTTACGATGACTTGCAATGGTCACTGTTTGGACAAACTGATCTTTTTCATCAAATAAAGCCAGCTCTGCCCCTTTTTTAAACCGTTCCTCAGCAAAATCAGTCACAGACAAGACTCGCATCTCACCTTGTAGACCCTGCGTATTAACGATTTTCCCAACATTAAAGTAGTTCATCTTGTCTCCTGTATCTATTTCTATCCTTTATTTTATCACGTTCCAGGGATTTTCACAAGTTGGAGAAAATCAGCTATAATCCCAAAATTGCTAGTAGTTTCCTCTTTAATGTTAATTTATATTTAAAAGAAGAAATATTTATATTCCCGTTATACATATTACTATAAAATGTATACTCCCCAATTTGACCTTGACTTGTCTTCCATTTCATTCTTAAACTAGGTATAGTCTCAGGTAAATTTGTATAAATCAATAAGCATGTATAATTTTTTAAATTTTTGACTGTATGTATTTTATCTTGAACGACTAAACAATTACTTTTTGAATCATAGATTAAAGAATAAAATTCTACAATTTCAATGTCAACTTCTTTTGGATAAAAAATCAAATGGTTATAATGTTTATCATTTTTATTATGTTTAAACTCATAAACATGATGAAATCTCGTATGTAAGGAATCAAATTCGATTGGTTTAATTGCCTGAATTTCGATATTATTAATATAGGCCTTATTCTGGAAACTTATTTTTAAAATTACACCTATAAAAGTCGAAATCTGTATAATTCGTAATAACCAATCAATATACACCGCCCAGTCTATTTTTAAAAAATAATCAGTGTTCAATATTTCTCAAATCTCCCTTCAAAAAACTCTCCAAATCTCTTTCATGTTGGTACTTAATGGCTGCTTTTTTATCTTTCTCAAAGATGGCTTTGGTTAGGTCTATGTCATTAATAGCTGCAATTGCGACGGTGTAATGAATGATATCAACCAGTTCTTTGGCAAGTTCCTCGTTTGAGTCCTGGACACCCTCTTTTCGACCAGAGCGCCCATTCAAGACCTCAGCTACTTCTCCGACTTCCTCCACTAGTTTGATAAAGAGGCCTTCCTCAGTTCGAGATTGCTGGTAATGTTCGAGTAAGTAAGCTTGTAATTGTCTAAACGTTAAATCCTTCATCTTCTCCTCCTCACAAAAAAGCGAGACATCTGTCCCGCTTTTTTATTTTTCATCGATAACGATTCTTACTTTTTTGTCTTCAGTTGGGACAGAGTAGACAATCGTTCTTATCGCTGAGATAGTGCGACCCTTACGACCGATAACACGACCGACATCGCTTTGGTCAAGATCCAAGTGATACTCCAAAAACTCTGGTGTGTCTTTAATCTTGATAGTTAAGGCATCAGGTTGTGAAATCAAAGGTTTCACAATCGCAATAATGAGATTTTCAATCGTATCCATCTGTCAACCTACTTTAAACTTATTTTGAGAATTTAGAATCGTGGAATTTTTTCAATACACCTTCTTTTGAAAGGATGTTGCGAACTGTATCTGAAGGTTGAGCTCCATCAGCCAACCATGCAAGAACGCGGTCTTCTTTCAAAGTTACTTGGTTTTCAGCAACAAGTGGGTTGTAAGTCCCAACTGTTTCGATGAAACGTCCGTCACGTGGTGAACGTGAGTCTGCTACGTTGATACGGTAGAAAGGTTTTTTCTTAGAACCCATACGAGTCAAACGGATTTTA
The sequence above is a segment of the Streptococcus oralis ATCC 35037 genome. Coding sequences within it:
- a CDS encoding MazG nucleotide pyrophosphohydrolase domain-containing protein is translated as MKDLTFRQLQAYLLEHYQQSRTEEGLFIKLVEEVGEVAEVLNGRSGRKEGVQDSNEELAKELVDIIHYTVAIAAINDIDLTKAIFEKDKKAAIKYQHERDLESFLKGDLRNIEH
- the trmD gene encoding tRNA (guanosine(37)-N1)-methyltransferase TrmD, translating into MKIDILTLFPEMFSPLEHSIVGKAREKGLLDIQYHNFREYAEKARHVDDEPYGGGQGMLLRAQPIFDAFDAIEKKNPRVILLDPAGKQFDQAYAEDLAQEEELIFICGHYEGYDERIKTLVTDEISLGDYVLTGGELAAMTMIDATVRLIPEVIGKESSHQDDSFSSGLLEYPQYTRPYDYRGMVVPDVLMSGHHEKIRQWRLYESLKKTYERRPDLLENYKLTAEEEKMLAEIKENKE
- the kphA gene encoding RNA-binding protein KphA: MDTIENLIIAIVKPLISQPDALTIKIKDTPEFLEYHLDLDQSDVGRVIGRKGRTISAIRTIVYSVPTEDKKVRIVIDEK
- the rimM gene encoding ribosome maturation factor RimM (Essential for efficient processing of 16S rRNA), whose product is MNYFNVGKIVNTQGLQGEMRVLSVTDFAEERFKKGAELALFDEKDQFVQTVTIASHRKQKNFDIIKFKDMYHINAIEKYKGYSLKVSEEDLNDLDDGEFYYHEIIGLDVYEGDNLIGTIKEILQPGANDVWVVKRKGKRDLLLPYIPPVVLNVDIPNKRVEVEILEGLDDED
- the rpsP gene encoding 30S ribosomal protein S16, which codes for MAVKIRLTRMGSKKKPFYRINVADSRSPRDGRFIETVGTYNPLVAENQVTLKEDRVLAWLADGAQPSDTVRNILSKEGVLKKFHDSKFSK